The following proteins are co-located in the Streptosporangiales bacterium genome:
- the thiM gene encoding hydroxyethylthiazole kinase — MTAPPTMPIDDVVADLAALRRRTPLVHCLTNDVVKNVTANVLLAAGAAPAMIEDPGEAAEFARVADALLVNLGTLTEPQAEAINAAVPAAHDAGTPWVLDPVAVGAVTFRTQVAHELLAAAPTVVRGNASEILALARAGGGGRGVESIADSSDAVGVAVELARTTGGVVAVSGTVDYVTDGDVTYAVPGGHPLLTRMTGAGCALGALVAAATAASGSPLRGAVTASTLVAAAAELAARECGGPGSFAVALLDA, encoded by the coding sequence ATGACAGCACCACCCACGATGCCGATCGACGACGTCGTGGCAGACCTCGCCGCGCTGCGGCGGCGTACGCCGCTCGTCCACTGCCTGACCAACGACGTGGTGAAGAACGTCACCGCCAACGTGCTGCTCGCCGCCGGGGCCGCCCCCGCGATGATCGAGGACCCCGGCGAGGCAGCGGAGTTCGCCCGGGTCGCGGACGCGCTGCTCGTCAACCTCGGCACCCTCACCGAGCCGCAGGCCGAGGCGATCAACGCGGCCGTGCCCGCCGCGCACGACGCCGGTACGCCGTGGGTGCTCGACCCGGTGGCGGTGGGGGCGGTCACGTTCCGCACGCAGGTCGCCCACGAGCTGCTCGCCGCCGCGCCGACCGTCGTCCGCGGCAACGCGTCGGAGATCCTCGCTCTCGCCCGCGCCGGAGGTGGCGGACGCGGCGTCGAGTCGATCGCCGACTCGTCCGACGCCGTCGGCGTGGCGGTCGAGCTCGCGCGTACGACCGGCGGCGTCGTCGCGGTGTCGGGCACGGTCGACTACGTGACCGACGGCGACGTCACGTACGCCGTCCCCGGTGGGCATCCGTTGCTGACCAGGATGACCGGCGCGGGCTGCGCGCTCGGCGCGCTCGTCGCCGCCGCGACGGCGGCGAGCGGGTCGCCGCTGCGCGGCGCCGTCACCGCGAGCACGCTCGTCGCGGCCGCGGCGGAGCTCGCCGCGCGCGAGTGCGGTGGCCCGGGTTCGTTCGCGGTCGCGCTGCTCGACGCG
- a CDS encoding bifunctional 3'-5' exonuclease/DNA polymerase produces MPGAEALAAYVETRERADSPRWVFADTAADYPAVLAALGSRATPRRCHDLALTEALLRRYAGEPLDVAPEPARRGAQPDLFAVDPPRADPAEPLARAVEAYADQRRRIAATGLPQRFDLLVAAESAGALAATEMTAAGLPWDVAAHDTVLTELLGTADPAGGRPSRLAALAADVHEGFGRPVNPDSPADLLAAFRQDGYDLDTTRAWALRNLDHPAIEALLAYKDLVRIHTANGWAWQAAWVHDGRFRPTYVPGGVVSGRWATKGGGALQIPRRLRAAVVADPGHVLVVADAGQADPRVLAAMSGDPGMTEAARTDDMYEALAAQAFGGDRGRAKLGLLGAMYGQTSGEAAAPLATLRRRYPAALSLLEHAARRGEQGELVRSHLGRTCPPPGEGELVTQARARARGRFTRNFVVQATTSEWTLALLAGLRLALADLRTPDRRADLVFYQHDEVMVHADETLADDVADAVREAGAAATRLLFGDTQVRFPLDVKAAKTYADAH; encoded by the coding sequence ATGCCCGGTGCCGAGGCGCTCGCGGCGTACGTCGAGACGCGCGAGCGTGCCGACTCCCCGCGCTGGGTGTTCGCCGACACCGCCGCCGACTACCCCGCCGTCCTCGCCGCGCTCGGGTCCCGCGCCACGCCGCGGCGCTGCCACGACCTCGCGCTCACCGAGGCGCTGCTGCGCCGCTATGCCGGCGAGCCCCTCGACGTCGCGCCCGAGCCGGCACGGCGCGGCGCGCAACCCGACCTGTTCGCGGTCGACCCGCCGCGCGCCGATCCGGCCGAGCCGCTCGCACGTGCGGTCGAGGCGTACGCCGACCAGCGGCGCCGCATCGCGGCGACGGGCCTGCCACAACGGTTCGACCTGCTGGTCGCCGCGGAGTCGGCCGGCGCGCTCGCGGCGACCGAGATGACCGCGGCCGGCCTCCCGTGGGACGTCGCGGCGCACGACACCGTCCTCACCGAGCTGCTCGGCACGGCCGATCCCGCGGGCGGGCGTCCGAGCCGGCTCGCCGCCCTCGCCGCCGACGTCCACGAGGGCTTCGGGCGTCCGGTCAACCCCGACTCCCCCGCCGACCTGCTCGCGGCGTTCCGGCAGGACGGCTACGACCTCGACACCACCCGGGCGTGGGCGCTGCGCAACCTCGACCACCCGGCGATCGAGGCGCTGCTCGCGTACAAGGACCTCGTTCGGATCCACACCGCGAACGGCTGGGCGTGGCAGGCAGCGTGGGTGCACGACGGCAGGTTCCGGCCGACGTACGTCCCTGGCGGCGTGGTCTCCGGTCGCTGGGCGACGAAGGGGGGTGGCGCGCTGCAGATCCCGCGCCGGCTGCGCGCGGCGGTCGTCGCCGATCCCGGTCACGTGCTCGTCGTCGCCGACGCCGGGCAGGCCGACCCGCGGGTGCTCGCCGCGATGTCCGGTGACCCCGGCATGACCGAGGCGGCCCGCACCGACGACATGTACGAGGCGCTCGCGGCGCAGGCGTTCGGCGGCGACCGCGGCCGAGCGAAGCTCGGGCTGCTCGGCGCGATGTACGGCCAGACCAGCGGCGAGGCGGCCGCGCCGCTCGCGACGCTCCGGCGCCGCTACCCCGCCGCGCTCTCGCTGCTGGAGCACGCGGCCCGACGCGGCGAGCAGGGCGAGCTGGTCCGCTCCCACCTCGGCCGCACCTGCCCGCCGCCCGGCGAGGGCGAGCTCGTCACGCAGGCCCGCGCACGGGCGCGCGGCCGGTTCACCCGCAACTTCGTCGTCCAGGCCACCACCTCGGAGTGGACCCTGGCGCTGCTGGCCGGGCTGCGGCTCGCGCTCGCCGACCTGCGCACGCCGGACCGTCGCGCCGACCTCGTCTTCTACCAGCACGACGAGGTGATGGTGCACGCCGACGAGACGCTCGCCGACGACGTCGCCGATGCGGTACGCGAGGCCGGCGCCGCGGCCACCCGCCTGCTGTTCGGCGACACGCAGGTGCGCTTCCCGCTCGACGTCAAGGCAGCGAAGACGTACGCGGACGCCCACTGA
- a CDS encoding family 43 glycosylhydrolase — MRRVPGPVTLPALLLVLVLALALAPAPATSVRAAEDQAPPYTNPVTAGYSIDFPDPAVMRGKDGFWYAYGTGGPFDEQNARSANSKIARSADLRTWTEVGPFFAPGAEPPYAEAGTGYWAPDVRYLNGKYLLYVTVPNTKTVPGGGDPAIGVATAPTPSGPWTPEPEPLIPPRPFGDAYDTTIDPALFTDTDGTHYLYWGGFDSGLWMVRLSADGLTAETEPRKIGAARYEGPYVVHRDGWYYLFASSANCCAGPTTGYSVFVGRAKSPLGPFRDRDGEDMVASRAGGTPVLAPNGNKWIGTGHHSAVVDASGQDWMTYHAIDRDDPWLDVQPGFTMRPMSIDRLDWIDGWPIVNAGAFATDTEQPDGPVVRGEVDDRFEDADATADLFDVRSGELAVEGPDPQSGGYAALGRDTLATTRELRDRDVRVEADVRTSDAAAGVAARVSKHGDQVRAVVDAARRELRVEAVVHGRVVRTASAKLPASYAADAWHTLALQVRGRTATVDVTDSRLGDPWATTELRLPSTGRAGAAGVVASGDAEVDNFSANALYRPVTKTVPPPAQGRPLPAYSDEFGDGLAEGWSWLREDTAARVVSGDLRWPTQDGDLVGTGTPAALLREMPEGSYTVTTKLRLGIGTDDVRNFQQAGLLVYVGDDEFLRLDVVAVADTRIVEFGKETVFQGRRSWGGGLAGPPGDTTWLKLAHRLDPKTGEHRFRAGSSTDGRHWTWGLTWTLPADADPRIGLVSQGSLPETTAEYGPAMAEFDYVRVSRP; from the coding sequence ATGCGTCGCGTTCCCGGTCCGGTCACCCTCCCTGCCCTCCTGCTCGTCCTCGTCCTCGCCCTCGCGCTCGCGCCCGCGCCCGCGACGTCGGTGCGCGCGGCCGAGGACCAGGCACCGCCGTACACCAACCCGGTCACCGCCGGCTACTCGATCGACTTCCCCGACCCCGCGGTCATGCGCGGCAAGGACGGCTTCTGGTACGCGTACGGCACCGGCGGGCCCTTCGACGAGCAGAACGCGCGGAGCGCGAACTCGAAGATCGCGAGGTCGGCCGACCTGCGCACGTGGACCGAGGTCGGGCCGTTCTTCGCCCCGGGCGCCGAGCCGCCGTACGCCGAGGCGGGCACGGGCTACTGGGCGCCCGACGTCAGGTACCTCAACGGGAAGTACCTGCTGTATGTCACCGTGCCGAACACGAAGACGGTGCCAGGCGGCGGTGACCCGGCGATCGGCGTGGCGACCGCGCCCACGCCGTCCGGCCCGTGGACGCCGGAGCCCGAGCCGCTGATCCCGCCGCGGCCGTTCGGGGACGCGTACGACACGACGATCGACCCGGCGCTGTTCACCGACACCGACGGCACCCACTACCTGTACTGGGGCGGCTTCGACAGCGGCCTGTGGATGGTGCGCCTCTCCGCCGACGGGCTCACCGCCGAGACCGAGCCGCGCAAGATCGGCGCGGCGCGCTACGAGGGTCCGTACGTCGTGCACCGCGACGGCTGGTACTACCTGTTCGCGTCGTCGGCGAACTGCTGCGCGGGTCCCACCACCGGGTACAGCGTCTTCGTCGGGCGCGCGAAGAGCCCGCTCGGGCCGTTCCGCGACCGCGACGGCGAGGACATGGTCGCGAGCCGTGCCGGTGGCACGCCGGTGCTTGCGCCCAACGGCAACAAGTGGATCGGCACCGGACACCACTCCGCCGTCGTCGACGCGTCCGGCCAGGACTGGATGACGTACCACGCCATCGACCGCGACGACCCGTGGCTCGACGTGCAGCCGGGCTTCACCATGCGGCCGATGAGCATCGACCGGCTCGACTGGATCGACGGGTGGCCGATCGTCAACGCGGGCGCGTTCGCGACGGACACCGAGCAGCCGGACGGGCCGGTCGTCAGGGGAGAGGTCGACGACAGGTTCGAGGACGCCGACGCGACCGCCGACCTCTTCGACGTCAGGTCGGGCGAACTCGCGGTCGAGGGTCCCGACCCGCAGTCCGGCGGGTACGCCGCACTCGGGCGCGACACGCTCGCCACCACCCGCGAGCTGCGCGACCGCGACGTGCGCGTCGAGGCTGACGTGCGCACCTCCGACGCCGCCGCGGGTGTCGCCGCGCGCGTGTCGAAGCACGGCGACCAGGTGCGCGCGGTCGTCGACGCCGCCAGGCGTGAGCTGCGCGTCGAGGCGGTCGTGCACGGACGCGTCGTGCGTACGGCCTCCGCGAAGCTGCCGGCGAGCTACGCGGCCGACGCGTGGCACACGCTCGCGTTGCAGGTACGCGGCCGCACCGCGACGGTCGACGTGACCGACAGCAGGCTCGGTGACCCGTGGGCGACGACGGAGCTGCGGCTGCCGTCCACCGGCCGCGCGGGCGCCGCCGGCGTCGTCGCGAGTGGCGACGCGGAGGTCGACAACTTCTCGGCCAACGCCCTCTACCGGCCGGTGACGAAGACCGTGCCGCCGCCGGCGCAGGGCCGGCCGCTGCCGGCGTACTCCGACGAGTTCGGCGACGGCCTCGCCGAGGGGTGGAGCTGGCTGCGTGAGGACACCGCGGCGCGCGTCGTCAGCGGCGACCTGCGGTGGCCCACGCAGGACGGCGACCTCGTCGGCACCGGTACCCCGGCGGCGCTGCTGCGCGAGATGCCGGAGGGTTCGTACACCGTCACGACGAAGCTGCGGCTCGGCATCGGCACCGACGACGTCCGCAACTTCCAGCAGGCCGGGCTGCTCGTGTACGTCGGCGACGACGAGTTCCTGCGGCTCGACGTGGTGGCAGTGGCCGATACGAGGATCGTGGAGTTCGGCAAGGAGACGGTGTTCCAGGGCCGCAGGTCGTGGGGCGGCGGCCTCGCCGGGCCACCGGGCGACACGACCTGGCTGAAGCTGGCGCACCGCCTCGACCCGAAGACCGGCGAGCACCGCTTCCGCGCCGGCTCGAGCACCGACGGCCGGCACTGGACGTGGGGCCTCACCTGGACCCTGCCCGCCGACGCCGATCCTCGCATCGGCCTGGTGTCGCAGGGTTCGCTGCCCGAGACCACCGCGGAGTACGGGCCTGCGATGGCGGAGTTCGACTACGTCCGCGTCAGTCGGCCGTGA
- a CDS encoding ATP-binding cassette domain-containing protein, protein MAGGPHALSGIDLTLRYGKEPVVREAGIALHRGEVTALVGPNGSGKSTLLRALARLHKVTEGRVELDGEPAAPLSAKEFARRVTLLAQSRPVPSGVSVRDVVGYGRHPHRPRFGGSDAEGPEVVAWALAVTGIESMAERGVDELSGGERQRVWLATALAQRTDVLLLDEPTTFLDLRYQVEILDLVRDLVDNHDVAVGVVLHDLNQAAAVADHVALLAEGRVVASGAPHDVLTPDRLGPVYGIDVEVQTDSSTGLLSCQPVGRHHTRRLAVRD, encoded by the coding sequence ATGGCAGGCGGACCGCACGCGCTCTCGGGCATCGACCTCACGTTGCGCTACGGCAAGGAGCCCGTCGTGCGCGAGGCCGGCATCGCGCTGCACCGCGGCGAGGTCACCGCGCTCGTCGGGCCGAACGGCTCGGGGAAGTCGACCCTGCTGCGCGCGCTGGCCAGGCTGCACAAGGTCACCGAGGGCCGAGTCGAGCTCGACGGCGAGCCGGCGGCGCCGCTGTCGGCCAAGGAGTTCGCGCGGCGCGTCACGCTGCTGGCGCAGTCGCGGCCGGTGCCCAGCGGCGTCTCGGTGCGCGATGTCGTCGGGTACGGCAGGCACCCGCACCGGCCCCGGTTCGGCGGCAGCGACGCCGAGGGGCCCGAGGTCGTCGCGTGGGCGCTGGCGGTGACCGGCATCGAGTCGATGGCCGAGCGCGGCGTCGACGAGCTGTCCGGCGGCGAGCGGCAGCGGGTGTGGCTCGCGACGGCGCTCGCGCAGCGTACAGACGTGCTGCTCCTCGACGAGCCGACCACGTTCCTCGACCTGCGCTACCAGGTCGAGATCCTCGACCTGGTCCGTGACCTCGTCGACAACCACGACGTGGCCGTCGGGGTCGTGCTCCACGACCTCAACCAGGCCGCCGCCGTCGCCGATCACGTCGCGCTCCTCGCCGAGGGCCGGGTCGTCGCGAGCGGAGCACCGCACGATGTGCTCACGCCCGACCGCCTCGGTCCCGTGTACGGCATCGACGTCGAGGTGCAGACCGACTCCTCGACCGGACTCCTGTCCTGCCAGCCCGTCGGGCGGCACCACACGCGGCGGCTCGCCGTCCGCGACTGA
- a CDS encoding ABC transporter substrate-binding protein has translation MLAVAACGTTEAPKEQSTGADIKVTDSRGEQTLPGPAKRVVALEWGLVENLLTLGVTPVGIADIKQYNVWVSAEPAPTSVKDVGLREEVSLDAVAGLDPDLILATTSGACGKPLPQFEKIADVLCFDGTDPNGNLQHMRDQFTAVAKSVGKGAEGDKVLADFDAKLADGKQKIADAGLAGTKLAGAHGWTDQGAPVVRMFGKRSLGSDVAEEMGLENAWTGKSDDWGLAMTDVEGLTKIGDAQFYYIAPVDNIFETKLPKNRIWQNLSFVKKDQVHKLDGGTWLFGGPASTSQFVDELVAALT, from the coding sequence ATGCTGGCGGTCGCCGCATGCGGCACCACCGAGGCCCCGAAGGAGCAGAGCACCGGCGCCGACATCAAGGTCACCGACAGCCGCGGCGAGCAGACGTTGCCCGGTCCCGCCAAGCGGGTCGTCGCGCTGGAGTGGGGACTCGTCGAGAACCTGCTCACCCTGGGCGTCACGCCCGTCGGCATCGCCGACATCAAGCAGTACAACGTCTGGGTGTCCGCCGAGCCCGCGCCGACCTCGGTGAAGGATGTCGGCCTGCGCGAGGAGGTCAGCCTGGACGCGGTCGCCGGCCTCGACCCCGATCTGATCCTCGCCACCACCAGCGGCGCATGCGGCAAGCCGCTGCCGCAGTTCGAGAAGATCGCCGACGTGCTCTGCTTCGACGGCACCGACCCGAACGGCAACCTGCAGCACATGCGCGACCAGTTCACCGCGGTGGCGAAGTCCGTCGGCAAGGGGGCCGAGGGCGACAAGGTCCTCGCCGACTTCGACGCGAAGCTCGCCGACGGCAAGCAGAAGATCGCCGACGCGGGCCTTGCCGGCACGAAGCTCGCCGGTGCGCACGGCTGGACCGACCAGGGCGCACCCGTGGTCCGGATGTTCGGCAAGCGCTCCCTGGGGTCCGACGTCGCCGAGGAGATGGGTCTGGAGAACGCCTGGACCGGCAAGTCCGACGACTGGGGGCTCGCGATGACCGACGTCGAGGGGCTCACCAAGATCGGCGACGCCCAGTTCTACTACATCGCACCGGTCGACAACATCTTCGAGACCAAGCTGCCGAAGAACCGGATCTGGCAGAACCTGAGCTTCGTGAAGAAGGACCAGGTGCACAAGCTCGACGGCGGCACCTGGCTCTTCGGCGGACCGGCGTCGACGAGCCAGTTCGTCGACGAGCTCGTCGCGGCGCTCACCTGA
- the fhuB gene encoding Fe(3+)-hydroxamate ABC transporter permease FhuB, with translation MTETLSRQPAPGPTAAPPAPRWGRTTLVLVAGLVLVAALGLVHVTQGTSDIGPVDLLRLVFGGGGGDSRTLDVLIGSRVPRLLAGLVVGIALGVSGALLQSVARNALATPDTLGVNAGAGFAVVLVAVLGTSLPALSTTAVAFAGGLLAAGLVLALSSGAAAGPTRLVLAGMVVTLALAAGSQALQLIDQESTVGLFAWGDGSLVQSGTDETMQVLPVIGVGVAAALLLCRPLDILALGDDTARVLGIKVGIIRVVAVIVAVLLAASAVSVAGKIGFVGLLAPTVVRLLGVHRLAGLIPAAAVAGCVVVLGADVLTRAVLGGAAGVDIPAGVVTSLFGAPVLIWLARRHRDSGPTRTPPAAGHPAGRSTRYFAVIVVVVSALLVAAVVVSMLIGDRIVLLGDVMNWIRGTAGGGVTFVLDQRFPRVVLCLLTGAALALAGAAVQAVARNPLAEPGILGVTGGAGVGAVALIVLVPGASAVSVSGVAAIGAVAAFVGVYLLAWRRGMSPDRLVLVGVGMGALTAAITTALVVRRQYDIGPALVWLAGSTYGRSLTDAGPVAVMLVLAVVLAVLSHRHLDLLALDEDTPRVLGVRLEPVRLAILGVAVLLTAAAVSAAGVIGFVGLVAPHAARAVVGGRHRRVLAVSALFGATLVCVADTVGRTVIAPGQLPAGLLTALLGTPYFLWLLWRSRARGAA, from the coding sequence GTGACCGAGACGCTGAGCCGCCAGCCCGCCCCCGGCCCCACCGCCGCGCCACCCGCGCCGCGGTGGGGCCGGACCACCCTGGTCCTGGTCGCCGGGCTGGTCCTGGTCGCCGCGCTCGGGCTCGTCCACGTCACGCAGGGGACGTCCGACATCGGCCCGGTCGACCTGCTCCGGCTGGTCTTCGGCGGCGGTGGCGGTGACTCCCGGACGCTCGACGTGCTCATCGGCTCGCGGGTGCCCCGGCTGCTCGCCGGCCTCGTCGTCGGGATCGCGCTCGGTGTCTCCGGCGCGCTGCTGCAGTCGGTCGCGCGCAACGCGCTCGCGACTCCCGACACCCTCGGCGTCAACGCGGGCGCGGGCTTCGCCGTGGTGCTCGTCGCCGTCCTCGGTACGTCGCTCCCGGCACTGTCGACGACCGCGGTCGCGTTCGCCGGTGGGTTGCTCGCCGCCGGTCTCGTTCTCGCGCTGTCCTCGGGCGCGGCGGCCGGCCCGACACGGCTGGTGCTCGCCGGCATGGTCGTCACCCTCGCGCTCGCCGCCGGCTCGCAGGCGCTGCAGCTGATCGACCAGGAGTCGACGGTCGGCTTGTTCGCCTGGGGCGACGGGTCGCTGGTGCAGAGCGGCACCGACGAGACGATGCAGGTGCTGCCCGTGATCGGTGTCGGCGTCGCCGCGGCCCTGTTGCTGTGCCGGCCGCTCGACATCCTCGCGCTCGGCGACGACACCGCCCGCGTTCTCGGGATCAAGGTCGGCATCATCCGCGTCGTCGCCGTGATCGTGGCCGTGCTGCTCGCGGCGTCCGCGGTCTCCGTCGCGGGGAAGATCGGCTTCGTCGGGCTGCTGGCGCCGACGGTCGTCCGGCTACTCGGTGTGCACCGGCTCGCCGGCCTGATCCCGGCCGCGGCGGTCGCCGGCTGTGTCGTCGTGCTCGGCGCCGACGTGCTCACGCGTGCCGTGCTCGGCGGCGCGGCGGGCGTCGACATCCCGGCCGGCGTCGTGACGTCGCTGTTCGGCGCGCCTGTGCTCATCTGGCTGGCCAGGCGGCACCGCGACTCCGGACCCACGCGCACGCCCCCGGCCGCGGGTCATCCGGCGGGGCGTTCCACGCGCTACTTCGCGGTGATCGTGGTCGTGGTCTCCGCGCTGCTCGTCGCCGCCGTCGTCGTCAGCATGCTGATCGGCGACCGGATCGTGCTGCTCGGTGACGTCATGAACTGGATCCGCGGGACGGCGGGCGGCGGCGTCACGTTCGTCCTCGACCAGCGGTTCCCGCGGGTGGTGCTGTGCCTGCTGACCGGGGCCGCGCTCGCGCTGGCGGGCGCCGCGGTGCAGGCCGTCGCCCGCAACCCGCTTGCGGAGCCGGGGATCCTCGGTGTCACCGGGGGTGCCGGTGTCGGCGCCGTGGCGCTCATCGTCCTCGTGCCGGGCGCGTCGGCCGTGTCCGTCTCCGGCGTCGCCGCGATCGGGGCGGTCGCGGCGTTCGTCGGCGTCTACCTGCTCGCCTGGCGTCGCGGCATGAGCCCCGACCGGCTGGTGCTCGTCGGCGTCGGCATGGGCGCACTCACGGCAGCCATCACCACCGCCCTCGTCGTCCGCCGGCAGTACGACATCGGCCCCGCGCTCGTCTGGCTGGCCGGCAGCACGTACGGCCGCTCGCTCACCGACGCCGGACCGGTCGCGGTCATGCTCGTGCTGGCCGTCGTGCTGGCCGTGCTGTCCCACCGGCACCTCGACCTGCTGGCGCTCGACGAGGACACCCCGCGGGTCCTCGGCGTACGGCTCGAACCCGTCCGCCTCGCCATCCTCGGCGTCGCCGTCCTGCTGACCGCCGCCGCCGTCTCTGCTGCCGGGGTGATCGGGTTCGTCGGCCTGGTGGCCCCGCACGCCGCCCG